A DNA window from Flavobacteriales bacterium contains the following coding sequences:
- the dnaE gene encoding DNA polymerase III subunit alpha, with protein MPTFSHLHVHTQFSLLDGASDISKLMEKAKADGMPAVALTDHGNMFGAFKFVAEANKAGVKPIVGCEFYVVEDRFRKTFTKENRDHRYHQLLLAKNEDGYRNLSKLCSLGYIDGLYSKWPRIDKEILLQYKDGLIATTCCIGAEVPQAIIHKGEEEAEKIFRSWLDIFGEDYYIELQRHHINNIDNTGVSQEDINQLLLKWAAKYNVKTIATNDSHYTDQVDAEAHDILLCVNTGELKSKPVGDGQGFRFGFPNNEFFFKSQAEMAKLFSDLPEALDNTNEIVDKITPPQLKRDILLPNFILPEGFQTEDDYLKHLTFEGAKKRYHEVTAETEERLNHELNIIKTMGFAGYFLIVQDFIAAGRNLGVSVGPGRGSAAGSAVAFCIGITNIDPIKYDLLFERFLNPERVSMPDIDIDFDDEGRQKVIDYVVDKYGRQQVAQIITFGTMAAKSSIRDVARVMDFPLADSDRLAKLIPETPGISLKRAFDEVPELKDARKKDDSQGAVLKLAEQLEGSVRNSGIHAAGIIIAPDDITKYIPVCTSKDTDLWVTQFDGKYIEDAGMLKMDFLGLKTLTIIKDAIDIIRLRHQIHIDPDEIPLDDLKTFELYQKGDTIGTFQFESEGMRTYLRDLKPTNIEDLIAMNALYRPGPMDFIPQYISRKHGKEKVEYPHELLEGILKNTFGIMVYQEQIMQAAQIMAGFSLGAADLLRRAMGKKKHDVMEQQKAVFVEGAGQKGIDAKKAADVFDVMAKFASYGFNRSHSAAYSVVAYQTAYLKANYPAEYMAAVLTNNMNDIKKINFFMDECKRQNIPVLGPDVNESSLKFTVNPEGAIRFGLGAVKGVGEGAVHALIGERQEEGHYRNIFDLVRRVNLRAANKKCLESLAQAGAFDSFEGSHRAQYFYQEANEGPIFLEKVIRFGSTYQEAKTSSQTSLFGDDESLIQIPEPSLPDCDTWGKLDRLQKEKEVTGIYLSGHPLDDYKLEMDSFCTSGVESLKDLDALKNKSISVAGVIISARHRTTKNGVPFGSFVLEDFSDSITLNLFQESYMKFKHFLETGTFVFIKGKVQPRFRNSDSMEFSVTDIQLLSEVREKLAKTIEFNLTLGDISDEWVEKFTQLVDKHPGPCRIRFNITDPSEKWKISMPSKKKSVSLSKEFIDSLQAMQDLEFQLN; from the coding sequence ATGCCTACCTTTTCCCATCTGCACGTTCACACCCAGTTTTCCCTGCTTGATGGCGCTTCCGACATCTCAAAGTTAATGGAAAAGGCAAAAGCAGACGGCATGCCCGCCGTGGCCCTGACCGACCATGGCAATATGTTTGGAGCATTCAAATTCGTGGCAGAAGCCAACAAAGCAGGGGTCAAACCCATTGTCGGCTGCGAATTTTATGTGGTGGAAGACCGATTCAGAAAGACATTCACGAAGGAAAACAGAGATCATCGTTATCACCAGCTATTGCTGGCAAAGAATGAAGATGGATACCGCAACTTGTCTAAGTTATGCTCCCTCGGATACATTGACGGCCTTTACAGCAAATGGCCCCGGATAGATAAGGAAATTCTGCTTCAATATAAAGATGGCCTGATCGCCACCACTTGTTGTATTGGCGCGGAAGTTCCACAAGCCATCATACACAAGGGGGAAGAGGAAGCGGAGAAAATATTCCGCTCCTGGCTGGATATTTTCGGGGAAGACTACTACATCGAATTACAACGGCACCACATCAACAATATAGATAATACCGGTGTCAGCCAGGAAGACATCAACCAGCTCCTACTTAAATGGGCGGCAAAGTATAATGTTAAAACCATCGCCACCAACGATTCACATTACACAGACCAGGTGGATGCGGAAGCCCACGACATCCTGTTGTGTGTCAATACGGGAGAATTAAAAAGCAAGCCGGTGGGTGACGGTCAGGGTTTCCGTTTCGGCTTTCCAAACAATGAGTTCTTTTTCAAGAGCCAGGCGGAGATGGCAAAATTGTTCAGCGACCTACCGGAAGCACTGGACAACACCAATGAGATCGTGGATAAGATCACTCCGCCTCAATTAAAAAGAGATATCCTCCTACCGAATTTCATACTCCCCGAAGGATTTCAAACTGAAGATGACTACCTGAAACACCTGACCTTTGAGGGTGCAAAAAAACGTTACCATGAGGTAACTGCAGAGACTGAGGAACGCCTGAACCATGAGCTGAATATCATTAAGACGATGGGCTTTGCCGGATACTTCCTCATCGTTCAGGATTTCATCGCAGCAGGCCGGAATCTGGGTGTCTCCGTCGGGCCCGGACGCGGATCCGCTGCGGGATCTGCCGTGGCATTCTGCATAGGCATCACCAACATTGACCCCATCAAATATGACCTGCTGTTCGAACGCTTCCTCAACCCGGAACGTGTCTCCATGCCTGATATCGACATCGATTTTGATGATGAAGGCAGACAAAAGGTCATTGACTATGTCGTGGATAAATACGGCCGGCAACAGGTAGCTCAGATCATCACCTTTGGAACCATGGCCGCAAAATCATCCATCCGTGACGTGGCACGTGTTATGGACTTTCCTTTGGCAGATTCGGACCGGCTTGCCAAACTGATACCTGAAACACCAGGCATCAGTCTGAAAAGGGCATTTGATGAAGTACCCGAGTTAAAAGACGCCCGGAAAAAAGATGATAGCCAGGGAGCTGTTCTGAAATTAGCCGAACAACTGGAAGGATCTGTTCGCAACAGCGGAATCCACGCCGCCGGAATTATCATTGCCCCGGACGATATCACCAAGTACATTCCGGTGTGTACCTCAAAAGATACCGATCTTTGGGTCACCCAATTCGATGGCAAATACATCGAAGATGCCGGCATGCTGAAGATGGACTTCCTGGGCCTCAAAACCCTGACCATCATTAAGGATGCCATAGATATTATCCGATTAAGGCATCAGATCCACATCGATCCGGATGAGATCCCACTGGATGATCTTAAAACATTTGAATTATACCAGAAGGGTGATACCATCGGAACTTTCCAGTTCGAATCGGAAGGTATGCGTACCTACCTCCGTGACCTGAAGCCCACGAACATTGAGGACCTTATCGCCATGAACGCATTGTACCGGCCGGGTCCCATGGATTTCATCCCTCAATATATTTCCCGGAAGCACGGAAAAGAAAAGGTAGAATATCCTCATGAGTTGCTGGAAGGCATCCTGAAAAACACTTTCGGCATCATGGTTTACCAGGAGCAGATCATGCAAGCAGCCCAGATCATGGCTGGCTTCTCGCTCGGCGCTGCGGATCTTCTTCGAAGGGCCATGGGAAAGAAGAAGCACGATGTGATGGAACAGCAAAAAGCTGTATTCGTTGAAGGAGCCGGGCAAAAAGGAATCGACGCAAAGAAAGCTGCGGATGTTTTCGACGTGATGGCCAAGTTCGCATCATATGGTTTCAACCGTTCACACTCCGCCGCATATTCCGTGGTGGCCTATCAGACCGCATACCTCAAAGCCAATTACCCCGCCGAGTACATGGCCGCCGTGCTTACCAATAATATGAATGACATCAAGAAGATCAATTTCTTCATGGATGAATGCAAGCGGCAGAACATTCCCGTGCTGGGTCCTGATGTGAATGAAAGTTCACTCAAATTCACCGTGAACCCGGAAGGCGCCATCCGGTTTGGACTCGGCGCTGTGAAAGGCGTTGGTGAGGGCGCCGTACATGCCCTCATCGGGGAGCGCCAGGAAGAAGGTCACTATAGGAATATCTTTGACCTTGTTCGCCGGGTAAACCTCCGTGCCGCCAATAAAAAGTGCCTCGAAAGTCTGGCACAAGCAGGTGCATTCGATAGTTTCGAAGGTAGCCACCGTGCACAGTACTTCTATCAGGAAGCCAATGAGGGACCCATATTCCTGGAAAAGGTGATCCGTTTTGGAAGCACCTATCAGGAAGCCAAAACAAGTTCACAGACCTCCCTTTTCGGTGATGACGAATCGTTGATCCAGATCCCGGAGCCTTCCCTGCCCGATTGCGATACCTGGGGGAAGCTCGACAGGCTGCAAAAGGAAAAAGAAGTAACCGGCATTTATCTGTCGGGACATCCTTTGGACGACTACAAACTGGAAATGGACAGCTTCTGTACCTCCGGGGTGGAATCTCTCAAAGACCTCGATGCGCTCAAGAACAAAAGCATAAGTGTGGCAGGTGTGATCATCTCTGCCCGGCACCGGACCACCAAAAATGGCGTGCCCTTCGGCAGTTTTGTACTTGAGGATTTTTCGGATTCCATAACCTTAAACCTTTTCCAGGAAAGCTATATGAAGTTCAAGCATTTCCTGGAAACCGGCACATTCGTATTTATCAAAGGCAAGGTACAACCGCGGTTCCGAAACAGCGATAGCATGGAATTCTCCGTAACAGATATTCAGTTGCTTTCGGAGGTAAGGGAAAAGCTGGCCAAAACGATCGAGTTTAATCTGACACTTGGAGATATCTCTGATGAATGGGTGGAAAAGTTCACACAACTGGTAGATAAACATCCGGGCCCCTGCCGCATCAGGTTTAATATTACAGATCCATCGGAAAAATGGAAGATTTCCATGCCCTCCAAGAAAAAAAGCGTAAGCCTGAGCAAGGAGTTTATCGACTCACTGCAAGCCATGCAGGATCTGGAGTTTCAATTGAATTGA
- the trxA gene encoding thioredoxin, whose product MALEITDSNFQEVVLNSDKPVLVDFWAEWCGPCRMVGPIVEELSKDYDGKAVVGKMNVDDNPEIPMKYGIRNIPTLLVFKNGEMVDKQVGAAPKSVLSGKLEAQM is encoded by the coding sequence ATGGCTTTAGAGATCACAGATTCAAACTTCCAGGAGGTGGTATTAAATTCGGACAAGCCTGTGCTGGTGGATTTTTGGGCAGAATGGTGCGGACCTTGCCGGATGGTAGGCCCGATCGTGGAAGAGCTGTCCAAAGATTATGACGGCAAGGCTGTGGTCGGCAAAATGAATGTGGACGACAACCCCGAAATTCCAATGAAATACGGGATCCGAAATATCCCAACCCTTCTCGTTTTCAAAAACGGAGAGATGGTTGACAAGCAGGTAGGCGCTGCACCCAAGTCCGTACTATCCGGAAAACTGGAAGCACAGATGTAA
- a CDS encoding DUF58 domain-containing protein produces MSNHGQIDLQSLTHFDNLELVARQVVEGFITGLHKSPFHGFSVEFAEHRLYNKGESTRDLDWKLFGRTEKLFVKRYEEETNLRCQIVIDNSSSMYFPYDEFNESGQPFNKMVFSVYAAAALIQLFRKQRDAVGLSLFSEQLEMNTEARSSSLHTKRLFHELEKLLVPADRNDRKPTAASGVLHEIAEKLHKRSLVIIFSDMMESSGDPEAVFSALQHLRHNKHEVLLFHVTDKKREVDFDYDNRPYRFIDVESGEELKLHPKEVREQYREQVGKFFKELKIRCGQYQIDFIDADIREGFRQVLLPYLLKRQKLY; encoded by the coding sequence ATGAGTAATCACGGGCAAATAGACCTTCAAAGTCTGACGCATTTTGACAACCTGGAGCTGGTGGCCCGCCAGGTGGTGGAAGGCTTTATCACCGGGCTTCACAAAAGTCCGTTCCATGGATTTTCCGTTGAGTTCGCCGAACACCGACTTTACAACAAGGGAGAATCAACCCGGGACCTAGACTGGAAATTATTCGGGCGAACAGAAAAGTTGTTCGTGAAACGGTATGAAGAAGAAACGAATCTCCGCTGCCAGATCGTAATTGACAATTCTTCATCCATGTATTTCCCCTATGATGAATTCAATGAATCCGGCCAGCCCTTCAATAAAATGGTGTTCTCGGTATATGCTGCGGCCGCGCTCATCCAGCTGTTTCGCAAGCAACGGGATGCGGTAGGCCTGAGCCTGTTTTCTGAACAACTGGAAATGAATACCGAAGCCCGTTCAAGCTCCCTGCATACCAAACGGTTGTTTCATGAACTGGAGAAATTGCTTGTTCCGGCAGACCGGAATGACCGAAAACCAACAGCTGCCAGCGGCGTATTGCATGAGATCGCTGAGAAGCTACATAAGCGTTCACTGGTCATCATCTTCAGCGACATGATGGAGTCTTCAGGTGACCCTGAGGCCGTATTCTCTGCACTTCAACACCTGCGCCATAATAAGCACGAAGTTCTCCTTTTTCATGTGACAGATAAAAAACGGGAAGTGGATTTCGACTATGACAACCGCCCATACCGATTCATTGACGTTGAAAGCGGCGAGGAATTGAAACTGCACCCCAAGGAAGTCAGGGAGCAATACAGAGAGCAGGTGGGTAAGTTTTTCAAGGAACTCAAAATACGATGCGGCCAGTACCAGATTGATTTCATTGATGCGGATATCCGGGAAGGGTTCCGGCAGGTGCTTCTACCCTACCTTCTAAAACGGCAAAAGCTATATTGA
- a CDS encoding ATP-dependent zinc protease, whose protein sequence is MPKKKDKRTIGRKDKIDLPDLDLIDLDAKVDTGAYTSALHCHNFSTKKVKGKEWVCFQLLDPEHPLYNEQTYSLPVHTRRTIKNSFGSSEERFTILTTIVIFGKKRPIEMSLSNRSDLRHPVLLGRKFLRSKFVVDVNKFNLSYRLKQKPD, encoded by the coding sequence ATGCCGAAAAAAAAGGACAAACGAACGATCGGAAGGAAAGACAAGATTGACCTTCCGGACCTGGACCTGATCGACCTGGATGCCAAAGTAGATACAGGCGCCTACACCTCCGCTTTACATTGTCATAACTTCTCTACCAAAAAGGTAAAAGGCAAGGAGTGGGTTTGCTTTCAGCTCCTCGACCCCGAACACCCATTGTACAACGAACAGACTTACAGTCTTCCGGTACACACACGCCGGACCATCAAGAATTCCTTCGGATCAAGTGAAGAACGCTTCACAATCCTGACCACCATTGTGATCTTCGGAAAAAAACGCCCTATTGAAATGTCACTTTCCAACCGCAGTGACCTCAGGCATCCGGTACTTCTCGGCAGAAAATTTCTGAGGAGCAAGTTTGTAGTCGATGTCAATAAGTTCAATCTTTCATACCGGTTAAAACAGAAGCCTGACTAA
- a CDS encoding succinylglutamate desuccinylase/aspartoacylase family protein: MSTSPLVINGTEVLPGERKIINLNIASLPSRTPIDIPIHIFRSKKEGPTMLLLAGMHGDEAGGIEIIRRIISDARMKRLLKGTVMAIPILNMYGFLNYSREVPDGKDVNRSFPGNRAGSLASRVTWHFAHEIMQFADYIIDFHTGGASRSNYPQVRCVLDRGPIEEMAVAMGAPFVINANLRDRSLRWYATKKGIPALVYEAGESLRFDEHAISEGVDSAFRFMKHLKMISKAPQSNNVTILRRSGWIRAKSAGLFRPFVESGEKVRKGTIIGTISGPFGDYNKNVRAKESGYIIAVNHMPVINQGDALFHMGYVSV; encoded by the coding sequence ATGTCTACATCTCCTCTAGTGATCAATGGCACGGAAGTGCTTCCCGGCGAACGTAAAATCATCAACCTGAATATTGCCAGTCTGCCCAGCCGCACACCCATTGACATTCCAATACACATCTTCCGGAGTAAAAAAGAGGGACCAACGATGTTGCTTCTGGCTGGCATGCACGGAGATGAGGCCGGTGGAATTGAGATCATACGTCGCATCATCAGTGACGCCCGAATGAAGCGCCTTCTTAAAGGAACGGTGATGGCCATCCCAATTCTTAACATGTATGGATTCCTGAACTACTCCAGGGAGGTTCCGGACGGAAAAGATGTAAACCGCAGCTTTCCCGGTAACAGGGCAGGATCTTTGGCCAGCAGGGTTACATGGCATTTTGCCCACGAGATCATGCAATTTGCAGACTACATTATAGATTTTCATACCGGAGGTGCAAGTCGGAGCAACTACCCTCAGGTTCGATGTGTGTTGGACAGGGGTCCCATTGAAGAAATGGCGGTGGCCATGGGTGCGCCCTTTGTGATCAATGCCAACCTTAGGGACCGGTCACTGCGCTGGTATGCCACAAAAAAGGGGATTCCTGCCCTGGTATACGAAGCAGGTGAATCGCTGAGGTTTGACGAACATGCCATCTCGGAAGGAGTAGATAGCGCCTTTCGGTTTATGAAGCACCTGAAAATGATCTCAAAGGCCCCACAATCAAACAATGTAACCATCCTTCGAAGAAGCGGTTGGATCAGGGCCAAATCGGCAGGCTTGTTCAGACCGTTTGTGGAAAGTGGTGAGAAAGTACGTAAAGGTACCATTATAGGTACCATCTCAGGCCCGTTTGGCGACTACAACAAGAATGTTCGCGCGAAAGAAAGCGGTTACATTATCGCGGTAAACCATATGCCAGTGATCAATCAGGGCGATGCACTGTTTCACATGGGATATGTTTCTGTCTAG
- a CDS encoding mechanosensitive ion channel: protein MNELESVGLSTDPNQLIELARTWGYTVGGRLLVAIAVWVIGLWVIRGVVRGLNTVMEKRHLDPSLKPFMKSLINTLLKIMLVLSVLGTLGVEMTSFIAFLGAAGIAIGMAMSGTLQNLAGGVMILIFKPYKVGDVIEASGYTGTVKEIQIFNTILNTPDFKTIIIPNGQLATNSMINYSTEDKRRVDWTFGVGYGTSTDKAREIIANLASQDERIFKDPELFTAVSALADSSVNIVVRAWVKSPDYWAVYFDMNDKVYKAFNEQGIEIPFPQVQVHMSK from the coding sequence ATGAATGAATTAGAATCCGTGGGACTATCTACAGATCCCAATCAATTGATTGAGTTGGCACGTACCTGGGGGTACACAGTTGGTGGTCGTCTTTTAGTGGCGATTGCCGTATGGGTTATTGGGCTTTGGGTGATCCGGGGTGTGGTCCGTGGATTGAATACGGTGATGGAAAAGCGCCACCTGGATCCGTCATTGAAACCGTTCATGAAAAGCCTGATCAATACCCTCCTGAAGATCATGCTTGTGCTGAGTGTGCTGGGTACGCTCGGGGTGGAAATGACCTCTTTTATTGCGTTCCTTGGTGCGGCAGGTATTGCCATCGGTATGGCGATGTCCGGAACACTTCAAAACCTGGCCGGTGGTGTGATGATCCTCATCTTCAAACCGTATAAAGTAGGTGACGTGATCGAAGCATCCGGGTATACCGGTACCGTAAAGGAGATTCAGATTTTCAATACCATTTTGAATACACCTGATTTTAAAACGATCATCATACCCAACGGACAATTAGCCACTAATTCGATGATCAATTATTCCACGGAAGACAAGAGGAGGGTGGATTGGACTTTTGGTGTCGGTTATGGAACAAGCACAGATAAAGCCAGGGAGATCATCGCAAATCTTGCTTCACAGGATGAACGTATCTTCAAAGACCCTGAATTGTTTACCGCAGTCTCCGCACTGGCCGATAGTTCCGTAAACATTGTGGTAAGAGCCTGGGTGAAATCGCCTGATTACTGGGCTGTCTATTTTGATATGAACGACAAAGTTTATAAGGCATTCAACGAACAGGGCATTGAAATCCCATTCCCGCAGGTGCAGGTGCATATGTCGAAATAG
- a CDS encoding toxin-antitoxin system YwqK family antitoxin translates to MNKYAVTYYHPFFLKSIILFVVCTFVCGAEIKAQHTETTYYDDVPGQVRETWTYEDADGKNVRHGEYRIYYDNGTLWQEGTYEHGNMVGIWKDYHYNGKLKQQLPYEQGRLQGRLKVYYESGSLYQEIPYKNDLVNGEVKIFYEDGSLREKTDYVDGHLHGESESYFENGNRHFIKTIRHDLEQGSQQVWFDNGHIREKSFKRNGVYDSLFTGYYKDGPDGSVQKICFYENGQLHGPFQGFHPDGSLMNRCNYVHNKIEGLYESFYSATVDSASGKKEIPYEKGHYVNGERDGVWYFYHPNGQLYMQGQYSKGMYTGEWLLYYPNGKPKQTGSFSEGKESGMWFFYHPDGSLNRKGNFANGVRSGQWVVYYPDGTTKASMSYDDKGEPHGTYRVFDEEGHLTEEAEYEHGEKKVEQSPE, encoded by the coding sequence TTGAATAAATATGCCGTGACCTATTATCATCCATTTTTTCTGAAATCCATTATCCTTTTTGTGGTCTGCACCTTTGTGTGTGGGGCGGAAATAAAGGCGCAACATACAGAAACCACTTATTATGATGATGTGCCCGGCCAGGTCAGGGAAACCTGGACGTATGAGGACGCAGATGGTAAGAATGTGCGTCATGGTGAATACCGGATCTATTATGACAACGGCACGCTTTGGCAGGAAGGAACGTATGAGCATGGCAATATGGTTGGTATCTGGAAGGACTACCATTACAATGGAAAGCTGAAGCAGCAACTTCCATATGAGCAAGGAAGATTGCAGGGGCGGTTAAAGGTGTATTATGAAAGCGGATCACTTTATCAGGAGATACCCTATAAAAATGATCTTGTCAACGGAGAGGTGAAAATATTTTATGAGGATGGTTCACTTCGTGAGAAAACCGATTACGTGGATGGGCATCTGCACGGTGAATCGGAGTCTTATTTCGAAAATGGAAACAGGCATTTTATCAAAACCATAAGACATGATTTAGAACAGGGCTCCCAGCAGGTTTGGTTTGATAACGGTCATATCCGTGAAAAATCATTTAAGCGTAACGGCGTATATGATAGTTTGTTTACCGGTTATTACAAGGATGGTCCCGACGGCAGTGTTCAAAAGATATGCTTCTACGAAAACGGTCAGCTTCATGGTCCGTTTCAGGGCTTCCATCCCGACGGTTCATTGATGAACAGGTGCAATTATGTCCATAATAAGATCGAAGGATTGTATGAGTCTTTCTACAGTGCAACGGTCGATTCAGCCTCTGGGAAAAAGGAAATACCGTATGAAAAAGGGCATTATGTAAACGGAGAACGTGATGGAGTATGGTACTTCTATCATCCAAACGGGCAATTATATATGCAGGGCCAATATAGCAAGGGCATGTACACCGGAGAATGGCTCCTGTATTATCCGAATGGGAAACCGAAACAAACCGGCTCTTTTTCAGAAGGAAAGGAAAGCGGAATGTGGTTTTTTTACCACCCCGATGGAAGTTTGAACAGAAAGGGTAATTTTGCCAACGGCGTCAGATCGGGTCAATGGGTGGTCTATTACCCGGATGGCACCACCAAGGCAAGTATGAGCTATGACGATAAAGGTGAACCTCATGGTACCTATAGGGTGTTTGATGAAGAAGGCCACCTGACTGAAGAAGCCGAATACGAACATGGTGAAAAGAAAGTAGAACAATCTCCGGAGTAA
- a CDS encoding arsenate reductase ArsC gives MNRKNILVLCTGNSCRSQIAEGYLRHFTGGKHAIYSAGIETHGVNPRAIETMAEDHIDISGHTSNHIDEYREVPFDLVITVCDHARENCPWFPTEAERVHHSFTDPAKATGSEGEIKKAFADTRDEIREYCRKLVADKFNL, from the coding sequence ATGAATAGGAAGAATATTCTGGTTTTATGCACGGGAAATTCCTGCAGAAGTCAGATCGCCGAAGGCTACCTCAGGCATTTTACGGGAGGAAAACATGCCATTTACAGTGCAGGCATTGAAACCCATGGCGTAAATCCAAGGGCTATAGAAACCATGGCGGAGGATCATATCGATATCTCCGGACACACATCTAATCATATTGATGAATATCGGGAAGTGCCGTTTGATCTGGTTATTACCGTGTGTGATCATGCACGTGAGAATTGTCCATGGTTTCCAACTGAAGCGGAAAGGGTGCATCACAGCTTTACGGATCCCGCAAAGGCAACAGGGTCAGAAGGGGAGATCAAAAAGGCATTCGCTGATACAAGAGATGAGATAAGGGAATACTGCAGGAAACTTGTAGCGGATAAATTCAATCTGTAA
- a CDS encoding aquaporin, with protein sequence MLRMKRQWVAELIGTFALVFFGTGAVVINSIYGELLGHIGISAMFGLIVMVMIYAVGDISGAHLNPAVTIGFSLAGRFPGSQVSMYILAQGIGAIAASALLWLLFPETATFGETIPVNDRYFTGLGVEVILTFVLMMVILSVSTGAKEKGITAAIAIGATVTIGALFGGPVTGASMNPARTLGPAIMSGHWNGFWIYLAGPLAGVATAVLLCRFLQSKHTINDNNA encoded by the coding sequence CTGCTGCGCATGAAACGTCAGTGGGTGGCTGAATTGATCGGAACCTTCGCCCTGGTGTTCTTTGGCACCGGGGCGGTGGTTATTAACAGCATTTACGGAGAATTGCTAGGGCATATCGGTATCTCCGCTATGTTTGGTCTGATCGTGATGGTGATGATTTATGCGGTGGGTGATATTTCCGGTGCACACCTGAATCCTGCTGTAACGATTGGGTTTAGTCTGGCAGGACGATTTCCCGGATCACAAGTATCCATGTATATCCTGGCGCAGGGTATTGGTGCGATTGCAGCAAGCGCATTGTTGTGGTTGTTGTTTCCAGAAACAGCTACGTTTGGAGAGACGATCCCTGTCAATGACAGGTACTTCACCGGATTGGGCGTGGAAGTTATCCTGACATTTGTCCTGATGATGGTGATTCTTTCGGTATCAACCGGCGCAAAAGAAAAGGGCATTACCGCAGCCATTGCAATAGGCGCAACGGTAACGATTGGGGCATTATTTGGCGGACCTGTTACCGGGGCTTCCATGAATCCAGCCAGAACACTGGGACCCGCAATTATGTCGGGGCATTGGAATGGCTTCTGGATTTATCTGGCAGGACCGCTAGCCGGAGTTGCCACTGCCGTTCTGCTTTGCCGTTTTTTACAGTCAAAACATACCATTAATGATAATAACGCTTAA
- a CDS encoding arsenite methyltransferase: MNDNNELKEMVRQKYTAIANQEVSVNRSSCCGAGECSTEVYNIMTDDYSPMDGYVPDADLGLGCGLPTEFAGIKEGDTVVDLGSGAGNDAFVARAATGADGRVIGIDFSEAMITKAKANAAKLDYGNVEFRLGDLENIPMKSEMADVVVSNCVLNLVPDKPRVFSEMFRIMKVGGHFSVSDIVLEGELPEAIRQAAEMYAGCVSGAIQKGTYLDLISKAGFVDITVQKEKVIFIPDDILLKYMDKDQIETFRSGSTGIYSITVFGRKAEACCGDGCCA; encoded by the coding sequence ATGAATGATAATAATGAACTAAAGGAAATGGTCCGTCAGAAGTATACGGCCATTGCGAACCAGGAGGTATCCGTAAACCGGTCCTCATGTTGCGGAGCGGGTGAATGCTCCACCGAAGTGTATAATATAATGACTGATGACTACAGCCCAATGGATGGGTATGTTCCTGATGCGGATCTGGGCCTCGGGTGTGGACTCCCAACGGAATTCGCCGGAATTAAGGAGGGTGATACTGTTGTGGATCTTGGATCCGGAGCAGGTAACGATGCCTTTGTGGCAAGGGCTGCCACGGGTGCCGACGGGCGTGTGATCGGTATCGACTTCTCTGAGGCCATGATCACCAAGGCAAAAGCCAATGCCGCCAAGTTGGATTATGGTAACGTTGAGTTCCGCCTTGGCGATCTGGAGAATATCCCGATGAAATCTGAAATGGCAGATGTGGTGGTCAGCAATTGCGTGCTGAACCTGGTACCGGATAAACCCCGCGTGTTTTCGGAAATGTTCCGGATCATGAAGGTGGGAGGTCACTTCAGCGTTTCGGATATTGTATTGGAAGGCGAATTACCTGAAGCTATCAGGCAGGCTGCGGAGATGTATGCCGGTTGTGTATCCGGTGCCATCCAGAAAGGCACGTATCTGGATTTAATCAGCAAAGCAGGATTTGTAGACATTACGGTCCAAAAGGAAAAGGTCATCTTTATTCCTGATGATATTCTTTTAAAATACATGGATAAGGATCAGATCGAAACGTTTCGTTCGGGCAGTACCGGAATATACAGCATTACAGTTTTCGGAAGAAAAGCGGAAGCATGCTGTGGTGATGGCTGCTGCGCATGA
- a CDS encoding winged helix-turn-helix transcriptional regulator: MGISKSDEFSLRDNRIAVIAKALSHPARVAILRFLLEQESCYCGDIVNEMPLSQSTVSQHLKELKSAGLIKGNVDGKSVCYCIDLEAWGKSREIFEAFFNVKPSMKDCC; this comes from the coding sequence ATGGGAATATCAAAGTCAGATGAATTTAGTCTTCGGGATAACCGGATAGCAGTGATTGCAAAAGCGTTGTCACATCCTGCAAGAGTGGCTATTTTGAGGTTTTTGCTTGAACAGGAATCCTGTTACTGCGGAGACATTGTGAATGAGATGCCTTTATCGCAATCTACCGTTTCTCAGCACCTCAAGGAATTAAAGAGCGCAGGTCTTATTAAAGGGAACGTAGATGGGAAGAGTGTGTGCTATTGTATTGATCTGGAGGCCTGGGGGAAGTCCAGGGAAATATTTGAAGCTTTCTTCAATGTGAAGCCATCCATGAAGGATTGTTGCTGA